In one Streptomyces sp. NBC_01241 genomic region, the following are encoded:
- a CDS encoding nuclear transport factor 2 family protein: MDPDTRTRAALEEHWRASERGDTETEHAIYAADAILDYPQSGERFRGRATISAQRGGHPASRHFTVQRIVGSGDLWVSECVITYDGVPSYSVSIMEFAHGHVVHETQYFADAFGAPEWRTALAEPMPGRNIARA; encoded by the coding sequence ATGGATCCTGATACGCGGACCAGGGCCGCACTCGAGGAACACTGGCGGGCATCGGAACGCGGGGATACCGAAACCGAGCACGCCATCTACGCTGCGGACGCGATCCTCGACTACCCCCAGTCAGGTGAACGATTCCGGGGCCGAGCGACGATTTCGGCGCAACGTGGCGGGCACCCGGCCAGTCGGCACTTCACCGTGCAACGGATCGTCGGCAGCGGGGATCTGTGGGTGAGCGAGTGCGTCATCACGTACGACGGGGTGCCCAGCTACTCGGTGAGCATTATGGAATTTGCCCACGGGCACGTGGTGCACGAGACGCAGTACTTCGCGGACGCCTTCGGTGCGCCTGAATGGCGGACAGCACTCGCGGAGCCGATGCCGGGCAGGAATATCGCCAGGGCCTGA
- a CDS encoding ferredoxin: MGDRWNVEVDRGVCIGSGMCVNQAPGGFTLDSARQSHPSAPETDANETILAAAEGCPVEAITITLIGSGEAVFPPEE; encoded by the coding sequence ATGGGGGACCGCTGGAACGTCGAGGTCGACCGCGGGGTCTGCATCGGCTCCGGGATGTGCGTGAACCAGGCACCGGGCGGATTCACGCTGGACTCCGCCCGGCAGTCCCACCCGTCGGCCCCGGAGACCGACGCCAACGAGACGATCCTCGCCGCGGCCGAAGGGTGCCCGGTCGAGGCGATCACGATCACGCTGATCGGCTCGGGGGAGGCCGTCTTCCCGCCGGAGGAGTAG